The bacterium genome includes the window TCATCACTTTTGAAGGTATCGAAGGGTGTGGGAAGAGCACCCAGCTTGCGCTTCTGCGTGAGTGGATGGAAAAGGTGGACCTGCGTGTTCTCGCTACCCGCGAACCGGGGGGAACCGAATTAGGCAAACGTGTGCGGGAACTGCTCCTTGGCCCTTCGGGTGGGGAAATATCCCCTATTGCAGAGCTTCTCCTGTTTGAGGTAGACCGCGCTCAGCACGTTACGAAGGTTGTCCGCCCCGAGCTCGAATCGGGCGTCCATGTGCTGTGTGATCGCTTCTACGACTCGACGATGGCCTATCAGGCCTTCGGCCGGGGGCTTCCTGCGGAGAAGGTCCGCGATCTGAACGCCTTGGCCACCAAAGGCTTGGTGCCAGATCTAACCTTTCTTCTAGATATAGACCCAGAGGAAGGCATCAAGCGAGTTATAGGGGAATCGGACGGTCACGTCCAACTTTTGCTTTTCGCGCGTGAAGGAGGAGCGAGACCTCCGCTTAAACACCAAGGGCGCGCGCGAAAGGCACGTGGTCTTGACTCCATGGAAGCGGAAACACTCGAGTTTCACCAACGCGTGCGTGAGGGCTTTCTTGAATTAGCCCGGCAGGAGCCAGAACGCTTCTGCGTCATTCCTCCAGGTTCCGTGGAAGAGGTACACGCACGCGTGCTTAAAGCCGTGAAGGACGCGTTCGGATGGAATGGAAAAAACTCCTCGGCCAAGACGCCGCGGTAGCCGCGCTGCGCCTGGATCTGGAATCGGGCCGGCTGGGCGGCGCCTATATCTTCTACGGCCCCGAGGGGGTGGGAAAGGCGGCCGCCGCGGAGCTCTTCGCCCAAAGCCTCGAATGCGAGGCGGCGGAGAGGCCCTGCGGCCTTTGCCTCCCCTGCCGGAAGGTGGCGCGCGGCGTTCACCCGGACGTGATCCGGATCCGGCCCGCCGAGGGGAAAAAATCCGTCGGCGTCGAGGAGGCGCGCGAGAGCATTCTCGCCAGGGCCTACCAGCGCCCGCAGGAGGGCCGCGCCCAGGTCTTCCTCCTCGATGACGCCCACCGATTTACCGTCAACACCTTCAACGCCCTCCTCAAAACCCTCGAGGAGCCGCCCGAGAACACTTTTTTCATCCTCATCACACCGAATCTCCATATCCTGCCCCCCACGGTCATCTCCCGTTGCAGACGTATCCGCTTCGCCGCCCTGTCGCGCGAGCAGATGCGGGAGATCCTCATCGCCCGGGGGGGAGGGGAGCTGGATGACCCCGACGCCCTGATCGGGATGAGCCTGGGGCGGCTCGGCGTCGCCCTGGGGGGGGCGCCCGATCAGCTCCAGAGCCGTCGCGAGACGGCTCTCAAGATGCTCGAGGGCCTCTCGGCACCTCCCGGCCAGGCGGATGAAATCGCGTTGCTGGCGCTGGCGGCGGACCAGGCCAGCGGGGGCGGATCGGCCCGCGAGGCCGTCACGGCGAATCTGGAAATGCTTCGCGGGCTGCTTCGCGATATACTGGTCCTCCAGGTGGCCCCCGGAGAAGTCGTGCCGTGGAACACCGATGTTGCGGATGAGTTGGCGACTCTGGGAGAGCGATGGGGCACACCGGGGCTGATTCGAGCCCTGGAGCGTGTCGAAACCGCCTACCGGGATGTCGCTGTGGGGAACACGAATCCGGGCCTGACGCTTGAGGCCCTGGTCATTGCCCTTCGCGCCACCATAGGCGCCGGGGGCAGAGGATAACGAATGCAGGAGCCAGAAAACCAAAGCGCCGTT containing:
- the tmk gene encoding dTMP kinase, with protein sequence MTFEGIEGCGKSTQLALLREWMEKVDLRVLATREPGGTELGKRVRELLLGPSGGEISPIAELLLFEVDRAQHVTKVVRPELESGVHVLCDRFYDSTMAYQAFGRGLPAEKVRDLNALATKGLVPDLTFLLDIDPEEGIKRVIGESDGHVQLLLFAREGGARPPLKHQGRARKARGLDSMEAETLEFHQRVREGFLELARQEPERFCVIPPGSVEEVHARVLKAVKDAFGWNGKNSSAKTPR
- a CDS encoding DNA polymerase III subunit, producing MEWKKLLGQDAAVAALRLDLESGRLGGAYIFYGPEGVGKAAAAELFAQSLECEAAERPCGLCLPCRKVARGVHPDVIRIRPAEGKKSVGVEEARESILARAYQRPQEGRAQVFLLDDAHRFTVNTFNALLKTLEEPPENTFFILITPNLHILPPTVISRCRRIRFAALSREQMREILIARGGGELDDPDALIGMSLGRLGVALGGAPDQLQSRRETALKMLEGLSAPPGQADEIALLALAADQASGGGSAREAVTANLEMLRGLLRDILVLQVAPGEVVPWNTDVADELATLGERWGTPGLIRALERVETAYRDVAVGNTNPGLTLEALVIALRATIGAGGRG